A portion of the Ficedula albicollis isolate OC2 chromosome 4, FicAlb1.5, whole genome shotgun sequence genome contains these proteins:
- the ATP10D gene encoding LOW QUALITY PROTEIN: probable phospholipid-transporting ATPase VD (The sequence of the model RefSeq protein was modified relative to this genomic sequence to represent the inferred CDS: inserted 1 base in 1 codon): MADPIRWARYRWQRLISTEGRECSSNNSSSKCYQSPKTTGKHRIVIPCLGHFKEEYEKVSKLYMNNKIRTTRYTLLNFLPRNLYEQFHRVANLYFLFLVVLNWVPVVEAFQKEITMLPLIGVLTIIAVKDGLEDYSRYKMDKQINNLVTKVYSRKEKKYIDECWKNVSVGDFVRLSRNEIIPADMVLLYSSDPDGICYIETAGLDGETNLKQRQVVRGYSEQVSEIDPEEFSSRIECESPSNDLSRFRGFVEHSNMDRVGLSKENLLLRGCTVRNTEAVVGIVVYAGHETKAMLNNSGPHYKRSKLERKVNTDILWCVLLLLLMCLTGAIGHGIWLSRYSETPFFNIPGPDGKLSPPALAGFYMFWTMIILLQVLIPVSLYVSIEIVKLGQIYLIQNDIDFYHEKTDSTIQCRALNIAEDLGQIQYIFSDKTGTLTENKMVFRRCTIAGQEYCHEENAKRLEAYQEMDSEDEDPADCQCGSSTPTSKCQGHNNRAVCEPLNRKPLNQLSGSYSAFKRQDEAGDIPHSGHMAFSSPIETDVVPDKQLLEKFSQISYQQSEETSSKLSLETMYITDFFLALAICNTVVVSGPNQPRQKMRLSSLSRMPIKSLEEIRQMFQRFSVRRLSSSPLPSVKESSSVSPNSFVRKLSIFRMKLASSNLDGAAQRVSEPQNTDSPEDSQVPGELHLVNVAAGGEPSHAVSSVELSPIPKPCYEAESPDEAALVHAARAYKCVLQSRTPDRVTVDFAGLGSLTFQLLHILPFDSLRKRMSVVVRHPVSNKVIVYTKGADSVMMDLLRTASEVHTNNSEIEEKIKERTQQHLDDYARRGLRTLCIAKKVMSDAEYAEWLNHRFVAETSIDNREDLLLESAMRLETKLTLLGATGIEDRLQEGVPDTIQALRKAGIKIWMLTGDKRETAVNIAYACKLLEPEDRIFTLKSQSRDACALVMSKILEGIQKNASIKEKNSEKLGNVSASPSAQARGFNAGLVIDGRTLEHVLHDSLQNIFLELTEECRAVVCCQATPLQKSVLVKLVRSKLKAMTLAVGDGANDVSMIQVADTGVGISGQEGMQAVMASDFAISQFRHLRKLLLVHGHWCYTRLTNMVLYFFYKNVTYVNLLFWYQFFCGFSGTSMTDYWILILFNLLFTSVPPIIYGVLDKDVSAEILMELPQLYTTSQKSVAYLPSAFWITLLDAFYQSLVCFFVPYFTYCGSDIDIFSFGNPINTSALFIMLFHLLIECKSVTWIHAVVIVGSILFYFVFSLAVGATCKTHNPRSDFYWIMEQHMTDPVFYLVCLLTTCIALLPRYLIRVLQGTLFPSPVLRAKYLVRLSPEEQRKAIKRWKDECNVNDRVELQPTSVPSSSAAGAVLEEETTDSALPASKTPFQSCSRDGLVKNTSFLPDIHDXSGSTSGLNSVKTEFIKGN, from the exons ATGGCAGATCCCATCCGCTGGGCCCGGTACCGCTGGCAGCGACTGATATCAACAGAGGGCAGAGAATGCAGCAGCAACAATTCAAGTAGCAAGTGCTATCAATCACCAAAAACTACTGGCAAACACAGGATAGTGATACCCTGTTTGGGACATTTTAAAGAAGAGTATGAAAAAGTATCAAAACTGTACATGAACAACAAAATACGGACTACTAGGTATACTTTATTGAATTTTTTACCACGGAATTTATATGAACAATTTCACAG aGTTGCCAATTTGTATTTCCTATTTCTAGTTGTCCTAAATTGGGTTCCTGTGGTTGAAGCtttccaaaaagaaattacaatgCTACCTCTGATAGGGGTTCTGACAATTATTGCAGTTAAGGATGGTCTGGAAGATTACTCAAGGTACAAAATGGATAAACAGATAAACAACTTAGTAACCAAAGTATATAGCAG GAAAGAGAAGAAGTACATAGATGAGTGCTGGAAAAATGTCAGCGTTGGGGACTTTGTCCGGCTTTCCCGTAATGAAATCATTCCTGCTGACATGGTGCTCTTATATTCGAGTGACCCGGATGGGATCTGTTACATTGAAACTGCAGGCCTCGATGGAGAAACTAATCTAAAGCAGAGGCAGGTGGTGAGAGGATATTCAGAGCAG GTCTCTGAAATTGATCCAGAAGAATTTTCCAGTAGAATAGAGTGTGAAAGTCCTAGCAATGACCTCAGTCGTTTCCGAGGCTTTGT tgagCATTCAAACATGGATCGAGTGGGTCTCAGCAAGGAAAACTTACTGCTCCGAGGATGCACAGTGAGAAACACAGAAGCTGTGGTAGGCATAGTGGTATATGCAG GTCATGAAACCAAAGCTATGCTGAATAACAGTGGCCCTCATTACAAGCGCAGtaaattggaaagaaaagtgaACACTGATATCCTTTGGTGTGTTCTGCTTCTACTTTTGATGTGTTTAACTGGTGCAATAG GTCATGGAATTTGGTTAAGTAGGTATTCAGAAACACCTTTTTTTAACATCCCTGGGCCAGATGGGAAATTGAGTCCTCCAGCATTAGCAGGCTTCTATATGTTCTGGACGATGATAATTCTATTGCAG GTCTTGATCCCTGTTTCTCTCTATGTTTCAATTGAAATTGTCAAATTGGGACAAATTTATTTAATACAGAATGACATTGACTTTTACCATGAGAAAACAGACTCAACTATTCAGTGTCGAGCACTAAATATTGCTGAAGACCTTGGCCAGATTCAGTATATTTTCTCTGACAAGACTGGAACCCTCACTGAAAATAAGATGGTTTTTCGGAGATGCACCATTGCAGGACAGGAGTATTGCCATGAGGAAAATG CAAAGAGGTTGGAAGCCTATCAAGAGATGGATTCAGAGGATGAGGATCCAGCTGATTGTCAGTGTGGTTCTTCAACCCCTACATCAAAATGTCAGGGGCACAAcaacagagctgtgtgtgaaCCTTTGAACAGAAAGCCTTTGAATCAGTTGTCTGGTAGTTACTCTGCATTCAAAAGGCAAGATGAAGCAGGTGATATTCCCCACTCAGGACACATGGCTTTCAGCAGTCCCATT GAAACAGATGTTGTACCAGACAAACAGCTACTGGAGAAGTTCAGTCAAATTTCTTATCAACAGTCAGAAGAAACTAGCAGCAAGTTATCTTTGGAGACAATGTATATCACTGACTTCTTTCTTGCTCTGGCAATCTGTAATACTGTTGTAGTTTCAGGCCCCAATCAGCCACGTCAGAAG ATGAGACTCTCTTCACTGAGTAGGATGCCTATTAAATCACTTGAGGAAATCAGGCAAATGTTCCAGAGGTTTTCAGTCCGGAGACTAAGTTCTTCCCCACTTCCAAGTGTAAAGGAGTCATCATCAGTAAGCCCCAATAGTTTTGTGAGAAAGCTCTCTATTTTTAGGATGAAACTGGCTTCATCTAATCTGGATGGAGCTGCACAAAGGGTTTCTGAGCCTCAGAATACTGACAGCCCAGAAGATTCTCAAGTGCCTGGAGAACTACATCTAGTGAATGTAGCTGCTGGTGGTGAACCCAGCCATGCTGTGTCTTCTGTTGAATTATCTCCCATACCAAAACCATGTTATGAAGCTGAGAGTCCAGATGAAGCTGCCTTGGTTCATGCTGCTAGGGCttataaatgtgttttacaGTCTAGGACTCCAGACCGAGTAACTGTGGACTTTGCAGGTCTGGGGTCTTTAACGTTTCAGCTTCTGCATATCCTGCCTTTTGATTCACTGAGGAAAAGGATGTCAGTGGTGGTTCGGCATCCAGTCTCCAACAAAGTGATAGTGTACACAAAAGGTGCAGACTCAGTCATGATGGATTTGCTGAGAACTGCATCTGAAG TACATACTAATAATTCTGAAATTGAGGAGAAGATTAAAGAGAGAACTCAGCAGCATTTGGATGACTATGCCAGAAGAGGACTGCGCACTCTGTGTATTGCTAAGAAG GTGATGAGTGATGCAGAGTATGCAGAGTGGTTAAATCATCGTTTTGTAGCAGAAACCAGCATTGACAATAGGGAGGACCTGCTGCTTGAATCTGCCATGAGGCTTGAGACCAAACTAACCTTGCTTG GTGCCACTGGCATTGAAGATCGCCTGCAGGAGGGTGTTCCAGATACAATACAGGCATTACGGAAagctggaataaaaatatggaTGTTGACAG GTGACAAGAGAGAGACAGCTGTCAACATTGCCTATGCTTGTAAACTGCTGGAACCAGAGGACAGAATCTTCACTCTTAAATCACAGAGTAGG GATGCCTGTGCCTTGGTAATGAGCAAAATTTTAGAAGGCATCCAGAAGAATGCTtctatcaaagaaaaaaatagtgagaAACTTGGAAATGTCTCTGCAAGTCCCTCTGCCCAAGCTCGAGGGTTCAATGCGGGCCTGGTTATTGATGGAAGGACTTTAGAACATGTGCTTCATGACAGcctacagaatattttcttggaACTCACAGAAGAATGCCGGGCTGTAGTCTGTTGCCAAGCCACACCACTGCAGAAGAGTGTCCTGGTCAAACTGGTGCGAAGTAAGCTAAAGGCAATGACATTAGCTGTAG GTGATGGTGCCAATGATGTCAGTATGATCCAGGTGGCTGACACTGGTGTGGGAATATCTGGCCAGGAAGGCATGCAG GCTGTGATGGCAAGTGACTTTGCAATCTCTCAGTTTAGACAcctcaggaagctgctgcttgtcCATGGTCACTGGTGCTATACCAGACTTACCAACATGGTACTTTACTTCTTCTACAAGAATGTG ACCTATGTGAACCTCCTGTTTTGGTACCAATTTTTCTGCGGGTTTTCAGGCACATCAATGACTGACTACTGGATCTTGATTCTCTTCAATCTCCTTTTTACATCGGTGCCACCCATCATTTATGGTGTCTTGGACAAAGATGTATCTGCAGAGATACTCATGGAACTCCCACAGCTTTACACAACGAGCCAGAAATCTGTG gcTTACTTGCCTTCAGCTTTCTGGATAACCTTGCTGGATGCTTTTTACCAAAGTCTCGTTTGCTTTTTTGTGCCTTACTTT ACTTACTGTGGCTCAGACAtagacattttttcttttggaaaccCCATAAACACATCAGCACTCTTCATAATGCTGTTTCACCTTCTCATTGAGTGCAAGTCTGTG ACGTGGATACATGCAGTAGTTATAGTTGGCAGCATCCTGTTTTACTTTGTGTTCTCTCTGGCTGTTGGAGCAACCTGCAAAACCCACAACCCACGATCAGATTTTTACTGGATCATGGAACAGCACATGACAGACCCAGTATTTTACTTAGTTTGCCTCCTGACTACTTGCATTGCTCTGCTACCCAG ATATTTGATAAGAGTTCTCCAAGGAACATTGTTTCCATCTCCGGTGTTGAGAGCCAAGTACCTTGTCAGACTGTCCCCCgaggagcagaggaaagcaaTTAAGAGATGGAAAGATGAGTGCAATGTGAATGATAGAGTGGAGCTCCAACCTACTTCTGtgccttccagctcagctgcaggtgctgtATTGGAGGAAGAAACCACTGACAGTGCTTTGCCAGCATCTAAAACACCTTTTCAGTCCTGTTCAAGAGATGGCTTAGTAAAGAACACCTCCTTCTTACCAGACATTCATG AGTCTGGGAGTACAAGTGGCTTGAACTCTGTAAAGACTGAATTTATCAAAGGAAACTAA